A single Montipora foliosa isolate CH-2021 chromosome 7, ASM3666993v2, whole genome shotgun sequence DNA region contains:
- the LOC138010147 gene encoding exonuclease 3'-5' domain-containing protein 2-like — translation MPVSNFHINGGRDEPEVASYTAQTYFLDEQRVLPLVIHKGTFPASKQGLRHLTSLDPYTVQLNFEPAGRPGTEDYYYLNFKDNVCVVCGSDESYMRKNVVPHDYRRHFPLVMKDHHSHDILLTCPKCHSLANHHDDQLRKELAIKYKPLGNAAVCRLVEDPVLRKVKSAARALNYAGNKIPEDRRQELSIIVQKYFNATVLTQEIILQAATTENRKENANFVSHGREVVKGVREEGKLLEFEKMWRKHFVDTMHPKYLPPLWSVDHRHEALKEKLGVGNDSL, via the exons ATGCCAGTTAGTAATTTCCACATCAATGGAGGACGTGATGAGCCTGAAGTTGCTAGCTACACTGCCCAAACTTACTTCCTGGATGAACAGAGAGTTCTTCCATTGGTCATCCATAAGGGCACTTTTCCAGCCTCCAAACAAGGGTTGA gACACCTTACAAGCCTCGATCCTTACACAGTTCAGCTAAATTTTGAACCTGCGGGAAGACCAGGCACAGAAGACTATTATTACCTCAATTTCAAAGACAATGTTTGTGTTGTGTGTGGAAGTGATGAAAGTTACATGAGGAAGAATGTTGTTCCTCATGATTACCGCCGTCACTTTCCACTTGTGATGAAAGATCATCACTCACATGATATTCTATTGACATGTCCAAAGTGTCACAGCCTGGCTAATCACCATGATGACCAACTCAGAAAGGAACTGGCGATCAAGTATAAACCACTGG gaaaTGCTGCTGTGTGTCGACTTGTGGAAGATCCAGTTCTAAGGAAAGTGAAGTCAGCTGCAAGAGCTTTAAATTATGCCGGTAACAAAATACCAGAGGACAGACGCCAGGAACTGTCAATAATTGTGCAGAAATACTTCAATGCAACTGTTTTAACTCAAGAAATCATCTTGCAGGCTGCAACGACTGAGAACCGTAAGGAAAATGCTAATTTTGTATCACATGGACGTGAAGTGGTGAAAGGAGTTCGTGAAGAAGGAAAACTACtggaatttgaaaagatgtGGAGAAAGCACTTTGTTGATACCATGCACCCAAAGTACCTCCCACCTTTATGGTCGGTGGATCATCGTCACGAagctttgaaagaaaaattgggggtcGGTAATGACTCTTTGTAA